The region GATCATCGCGCAACAGCACCCAGGCGAGCACATGGCCGAGTGGTACATGGAGGGCGTGATCGAACGCCTGGAAAAACATGACGACCCTGTACTGAAAAAACTGCTGGCCAGCGCCGACCTGTACCTGGTGCCGAACATGAACCCGGACGGTGCCTTTCACGGTCACCTGCGCACCAACGCCAATGGCCAGGACCTTAACCGCGCCTGGCAGAGCGCCAGTCAGGAAGTCAGCCCGGAAGTCCTTTTCGTACAGCAGCAAATGGAAAAGTACGGCGTCGATCTGTTCCTCGACATCCATGGCGATGAAGAAATCCCCTACGTGTTCACCGCCGGTTGCGAAGGCAACCCCGGCTATACACCGCGGATCGAAAAGCTGGAAACCCACTTCCGTGATCACCTGAAGCACCTGACCAAGGACTTCCAGACCAAGCACGGCTACACCCGCGACGAGCCAGGCCAGGCCAATATGACCCTGGCCTGCAACAGCGTTGGCCAGAAGTTCGACTGCCTGTCGCTAACGCTGGAGATGCCGTTCAAGGACAACAACGATGCGCCGAATGCGCTGACGGGTTGGTCTGGTAAGCGCTCGAAGCAATTGGGCAAGGATGTGCTGACGACCGTCGCGGATATGGTTGATACGTTGCGCTGATCACCTTCAAGATCAAAAGATCGCAGCCTTCGGCAACTCCTACGAAGGCGCGATCTTTTGACTTTATTGCGCCGCTAGCCGCACACAATCCTCTGGCCCCAACAACCGCCCATCCTCGGCGCGTAACTCCAACGGTCGCACCGGCCGCCCTTGCTCACAATCAACCACCCGTGAATGCGCTTCCCCCGCCTCATAGAAAAACGCTTCGCCCCATTGCCGCAAGCCGATGATCAACGGGAACAGGCCCTTGCCCTTCTCCGTCAGCACGTATTCCTGATACGCACTGCCATCCGACGCCGGCACCAGATCGAAAATCCCGTGAGCCACCAACGTACGCAGTCGTGCCGACAGGATGTTCTTGGCCATGCCCAGATTGCGCTGAAACTCGCCGAACCGGCGAATGCCATCGAACGCATCGCGCACGATCAGCAACGACCACCAATCGCCGATTGCATCCAGTGACCGGGCGACCGGGCATTCGGCGCCTTCCATGCTTGTACGTTTGACCATGATCGCGCTCACAGACTGCAAATGTGGTTGCAATATAAAACCAGCCTCCCTACCGTACAACTGGTTTTATTTTGAAACTAGATCAGGAGCCTGGCATGAAGCCTAACCAACCATTGAATAGCGGCGTGGTGCTGTTGTTCGCTGTCGCCTGCGGCCTGGCCGTCGGCAATGTGTATTACGCCCAACCGTTGCTCGATGCCATGGCCGACGCTTTTGCCATGAACCCGGCGACCATCGGCATCGTAGTCACCCTGACGCAGGTCGGTTACGGCATAGGGCTGTTGCTGCTGGTGCCACTCGGGGATCTGCTCAACCGGCGACGCCTGATCGTCACGCAAACGCTGTTGTCTGCCGTGGCGTTGCTGATGATCGCATTCGCGCAGAACAGCGCCTGGCTGCTGATCGGTATGGCATTGACCGGGTTGTTGGCAGTGGTGACCCAAGTGTTGGTGGCTTATGCGGCAACCCTGGCGATTGCAGCCCAGCGCGGACGCGTGGTCGGCGTGGTTACCAGCGGCATTGTCGTCGGCATTCTGCTGGCGCGCACCGTGGCCGGCGGCATGGCGGACCTGGCGGGTTGGCGCTCGATTTATCTGCTGTCGGCGGGGTTGACCCTGTTGATGGCGCTGCTGTTGTTTCGCGTGCTGCCCAAACATGAAGCTGCGCAACCATCCCACACTTATGCAGCGCTGATCGGCTCGGTCTTCACTTTGTTCAAGGAAGAACCGGTGCTGCGGCAACGGGCGATCCTCGCCCTGCTGACCTTCACCAGCGCCATGGTGTTGTGGACGCCCATGGTGTTACCCCTGAGCGCCCCGCCGCTGTCGTTGTCCCACACGCAAATCGGATTATTCGGACTGGCCGGTGCCGCCGGAGCACTGGCGGCGGCCCGCGCCGGACATCTGGCCGATCGCGGTCTGGGGCAATGGACCAGCGGCCTGTCGCTGTTGTTGATGCTGGCTTCGTGGTTGCCTATCGCGTTCACCCAATCGTCGCTGTGGGCGTTGCTGCTTGGGGTGATCACGCTGGATCTGGGCTTGCAGGCAGTGCACGTCACCAGCCAGAGCATGATCTACAACGTGCGGCCCGAAGCGCAAAGTCGCCTCACTGCCGGGTACATGCTGTTTTACTCGATTGGCAGTGCGCTGGGGTCGATTGGTTCGACGGCGATGTATGCCTGGGGCGGGTGGACTGGCGTTTGCCTGTTGGGGGCGGGGATTAATGCCGTTGCATTGGGTTATTGGTGGCTGACATTGTCCCGCCAGACACAAAAAACCTGTGGCGAGGGGCTTGCCCCCGTTCGGCTGCGCAGCAGTCGTAAACCCATTTAACGCGATCCTTCTGACGGACCGTGTTGCGTGGTTTGGGGGCTGCTGCGCAACCCAACGGGGGCAAGCCCCCTCGCCACAAGCAAGCCCCCTCGCCACAGGCAAGCTCCGTCACCACAATGGTTCAGCGATTGGCCTTTCAGCCGCGATCCTTGCCCCGCAACATGCTGTCCAGCACATCATCCCGGCGTACCCAGCCATGAAACAACGCCGCAGCCAAATGCAGCAGCACCGTCAGGAATAATAGATACGCCAGATACCTATGAGCCTTGCGCAAAAACGCAAATACCTGTGCATTTGCCGGCAGTATCGATGGCAACTGCAACGAACTACTGAGCATCACCGGGTCCCCGGCCGCAGAAATCATCGCCCAACCCAGCAGCGGTAATATCAGCATCAACGCATACAGCAAGACATGGGACGCCTTGGCCGCCAGCGCCTGCCAACCCGGCAGATCCGCTGGCAACGGTGGCTGTTGAGTCGAGAAACGCACCGCCAGGCGCACGATCACCAACAGCAAAATCGCAATGCCCAAGGGTTTGTGCAAGTGAATCAGCCACTCATGGCGCTCGGACACCGAGGCCACCATGCCCGCGCCGATAAACAGCATCGCGATGAT is a window of Pseudomonas sp. 10S4 DNA encoding:
- a CDS encoding M14-type cytosolic carboxypeptidase, whose translation is MTVAKSSFDISANFDSGNIEVLDISNPLQALLAIKPDTRSQHFQWFHFKASGLHVGQEHWFRLSNASKSSYNKAWDGYQAVASYDHVNWFRVPTIFEGDCLRFSLEATATHAWFAYFEPYSRGRHDWLIEQALTKAGTELLATGKSIEGRDIQLLRKGSGAEGQRKVWIIAQQHPGEHMAEWYMEGVIERLEKHDDPVLKKLLASADLYLVPNMNPDGAFHGHLRTNANGQDLNRAWQSASQEVSPEVLFVQQQMEKYGVDLFLDIHGDEEIPYVFTAGCEGNPGYTPRIEKLETHFRDHLKHLTKDFQTKHGYTRDEPGQANMTLACNSVGQKFDCLSLTLEMPFKDNNDAPNALTGWSGKRSKQLGKDVLTTVADMVDTLR
- a CDS encoding winged helix-turn-helix transcriptional regulator, which gives rise to MVKRTSMEGAECPVARSLDAIGDWWSLLIVRDAFDGIRRFGEFQRNLGMAKNILSARLRTLVAHGIFDLVPASDGSAYQEYVLTEKGKGLFPLIIGLRQWGEAFFYEAGEAHSRVVDCEQGRPVRPLELRAEDGRLLGPEDCVRLAAQ
- a CDS encoding MFS transporter, whose product is MKPNQPLNSGVVLLFAVACGLAVGNVYYAQPLLDAMADAFAMNPATIGIVVTLTQVGYGIGLLLLVPLGDLLNRRRLIVTQTLLSAVALLMIAFAQNSAWLLIGMALTGLLAVVTQVLVAYAATLAIAAQRGRVVGVVTSGIVVGILLARTVAGGMADLAGWRSIYLLSAGLTLLMALLLFRVLPKHEAAQPSHTYAALIGSVFTLFKEEPVLRQRAILALLTFTSAMVLWTPMVLPLSAPPLSLSHTQIGLFGLAGAAGALAAARAGHLADRGLGQWTSGLSLLLMLASWLPIAFTQSSLWALLLGVITLDLGLQAVHVTSQSMIYNVRPEAQSRLTAGYMLFYSIGSALGSIGSTAMYAWGGWTGVCLLGAGINAVALGYWWLTLSRQTQKTCGEGLAPVRLRSSRKPI
- a CDS encoding cytochrome b; translation: MSAQPKHFAPLARLLHWLMALMIIAMLFIGAGMVASVSERHEWLIHLHKPLGIAILLLVIVRLAVRFSTQQPPLPADLPGWQALAAKASHVLLYALMLILPLLGWAMISAAGDPVMLSSSLQLPSILPANAQVFAFLRKAHRYLAYLLFLTVLLHLAAALFHGWVRRDDVLDSMLRGKDRG